One genomic window of Vibrio parahaemolyticus includes the following:
- the aroE gene encoding shikimate dehydrogenase yields the protein MTPQIDRYAVFGNPIGHSKSPFIHTLFARQTNQSLTYTAECAPVGGFIEAAKAFFADGGKGCNVTLPFKEDAYQFASRLTERAQLAGAVNTLKKLDDGEIIGDNTDGAGLVQDLLQHQVVLEGARILIIGAGGAARGVIKPLLDQKPTSLTITNRTFSKAEELAELFSAYGPVTAKEMNTIAEEFDVIINSTSASLSGELPAISSSVFAANSTSYDMMYGKGDTTFNQWAKQHGAAHAYDGLGMLVGQAAESFMLWRGLRPGAKQILRELRKNLEGQ from the coding sequence ATGACCCCGCAAATCGATCGTTACGCCGTGTTTGGTAACCCTATCGGGCACAGCAAGTCGCCATTTATCCATACACTCTTTGCTCGTCAAACGAATCAGTCCCTTACATACACCGCAGAGTGTGCGCCTGTGGGTGGATTTATCGAGGCAGCGAAAGCATTTTTTGCTGACGGCGGCAAAGGCTGTAACGTGACCTTGCCTTTTAAAGAAGATGCCTATCAATTTGCCAGCCGTTTGACCGAGCGTGCTCAGCTTGCTGGAGCAGTGAATACACTTAAGAAGCTTGATGATGGTGAAATCATTGGTGATAACACTGATGGTGCAGGCTTAGTGCAGGACTTGTTGCAACATCAAGTCGTTTTAGAAGGCGCACGCATCCTGATCATAGGAGCTGGTGGTGCCGCTCGAGGAGTGATTAAACCATTGCTCGATCAAAAACCAACATCTCTAACGATAACTAATCGTACGTTTTCCAAAGCCGAAGAATTGGCAGAATTGTTTTCTGCGTATGGCCCTGTTACAGCAAAAGAGATGAATACCATTGCTGAAGAGTTCGATGTCATAATCAACTCTACGTCTGCATCATTGAGTGGTGAGTTACCTGCGATCTCTTCCTCGGTGTTCGCCGCCAATAGTACAAGCTACGACATGATGTATGGCAAAGGTGATACCACATTTAACCAATGGGCTAAGCAACACGGTGCGGCACATGCTTATGATGGTTTAGGTATGTTAGTTGGCCAAGCTGCTGAGAGTTTTATGTTATGGCGCGGTCTTCGTCCTGGAGCTAAACAGATTTTGCGTGAATTAAGAAAGAACCTTGAAGGTCAATAA
- the dprA gene encoding DNA-processing protein DprA, with protein sequence MKPRNNDSDLAAWLKLSCLPGIGGVKMNKLLAKDTPRNIINSSSEQLYQLGLTHKQLQAWASADKEVDACLTWLATSTNHHILTLADPLYPPLLKQVVAPPPLLFVEGNPTFLSQPQIAMVGSRNASFDGLHHARQFAAELAQQELIVTSGLALGIDGHAHDGALQAGGKTIAVLGSGLEHIYPARHRGLARRVTENGALVSEFRPNAKPRAENFPRRNRIISGLSLGVLVVEAAEKSGSLITARYALEQGREVFALPASINARNASGGNQLIRNGACLVEKTQDILDEIQSLLDWSVNQSIDLFSTLNDEEELPFPQLLANVGSEATPVDILANRTNIPVQEVMMQLLELELSGHVVAVSGGYIRKGRG encoded by the coding sequence ATGAAACCACGCAATAACGACAGTGACCTTGCTGCCTGGCTTAAGCTGAGTTGCTTGCCAGGCATCGGTGGGGTCAAAATGAATAAGCTGCTCGCCAAAGATACGCCTCGCAATATCATCAATTCCTCTTCTGAACAGCTCTATCAATTGGGTTTGACGCACAAACAGTTGCAAGCTTGGGCTTCGGCCGATAAAGAGGTCGATGCTTGTTTAACGTGGCTAGCCACTTCTACAAATCATCACATTCTGACGCTGGCCGATCCTTTATATCCCCCTTTACTCAAGCAAGTTGTCGCTCCGCCTCCGTTGTTATTTGTTGAGGGGAATCCTACCTTTTTATCGCAACCACAAATTGCCATGGTGGGCAGCCGTAACGCCAGTTTTGATGGTTTACACCATGCACGTCAATTTGCGGCAGAGTTGGCTCAGCAAGAATTGATTGTCACTAGCGGCTTAGCGCTTGGGATTGATGGCCATGCTCATGATGGTGCGCTACAAGCGGGTGGTAAGACGATAGCTGTGCTCGGGTCTGGTTTAGAACATATTTATCCTGCTCGTCATCGTGGTTTAGCGCGGCGAGTAACAGAGAATGGCGCACTGGTTTCTGAGTTTCGCCCCAATGCCAAGCCTCGCGCAGAAAACTTTCCGCGTCGAAACCGTATCATTAGCGGCTTATCGTTAGGTGTGTTAGTGGTGGAAGCGGCCGAGAAAAGTGGCTCGCTTATTACCGCGCGTTATGCCCTTGAGCAAGGGCGAGAAGTGTTTGCGCTGCCGGCCTCAATTAATGCTCGCAATGCTAGTGGTGGTAACCAATTGATTCGCAACGGTGCCTGCCTCGTAGAGAAAACCCAAGATATCCTCGATGAAATACAGTCTTTACTCGATTGGTCTGTTAATCAAAGTATCGATTTATTTTCTACGTTAAATGATGAAGAAGAATTGCCATTTCCTCAGCTGTTAGCTAACGTAGGAAGTGAAGCTACACCGGTTGATATTCTTGCAAACAGGACCAATATACCTGTCCAAGAAGTCATGATGCAGCTCTTAGAGCTTGAGCTCTCTGGGCATGTTGTTGCGGTTTCAGGTGGCTATATTCGAAAGGGGAGGGGCTAG
- a CDS encoding DUF1488 domain-containing protein: MNQSILFPDMQSWDEVSQSVNFAAQQSGALIECFVTKQKLEKLSGSELDTEQAVISAFIDYRFDLEEIAEELIEDEAFNEEGHIIIG; this comes from the coding sequence ATGAATCAATCCATCTTATTCCCAGACATGCAATCATGGGATGAAGTATCACAATCAGTAAACTTTGCGGCGCAACAATCTGGTGCGCTAATAGAATGCTTTGTGACGAAACAAAAGTTAGAAAAGTTATCTGGCTCAGAGTTAGATACGGAGCAGGCCGTGATCTCTGCTTTTATTGACTACCGATTTGATCTGGAAGAAATAGCAGAAGAGTTAATAGAAGATGAAGCCTTCAATGAAGAAGGCCACATTATCATCGGCTAA
- a CDS encoding DNA topoisomerase family protein, whose amino-acid sequence MSSKIDNTLFSAHEHALEHEPCPKCGSELTLKHGKHGPFLGCSHYPSCDYIKALHNNDGHIVKELGVPCPDCGNELVLRQGRYGMFVGCSNYPACHHIESINQPEPEKQSQEHHACPECGKGHLVERKTRFGKTFYACDNYPKCKFAVNLPPVKGRCEECGFILLVEKKLASGVKLQCANRKCQHTQQG is encoded by the coding sequence ATGAGTAGTAAAATCGACAACACCCTTTTCTCTGCCCATGAACACGCATTGGAACACGAGCCGTGTCCTAAATGTGGCAGCGAGTTGACCCTCAAACATGGCAAACACGGCCCCTTTCTTGGCTGTAGCCACTACCCAAGCTGTGATTACATCAAAGCCCTGCACAACAATGATGGACACATCGTCAAAGAGCTTGGCGTTCCTTGTCCAGATTGTGGTAACGAGTTGGTATTACGCCAAGGGCGTTATGGGATGTTTGTTGGTTGCAGTAACTATCCGGCGTGCCATCATATTGAGTCGATTAATCAACCTGAGCCAGAAAAGCAGTCGCAAGAGCACCATGCGTGTCCTGAATGCGGTAAAGGTCATTTGGTTGAACGTAAGACGCGTTTTGGTAAAACTTTCTACGCATGTGATAACTACCCTAAATGCAAATTTGCAGTGAATCTCCCTCCGGTTAAGGGGAGATGCGAAGAATGTGGTTTTATTTTGTTGGTGGAGAAGAAACTCGCCAGTGGTGTGAAATTGCAATGTGCTAACCGTAAGTGCCAGCACACTCAACAAGGGTAA
- a CDS encoding winged helix-turn-helix domain-containing protein: protein MSQYTKDKANDTQGERLTGADIQKEFGQHYHSDSIYYLLDHMGFSWITSRSPPQTISTNTRGFEKFKIETILKIPENIAPDLGNKTRQHAYGLKKELAQEP, encoded by the coding sequence TTGAGCCAATACACAAAAGATAAAGCCAATGATACACAAGGCGAACGACTGACTGGTGCCGACATCCAGAAAGAATTTGGTCAGCACTACCACTCTGATTCTATCTATTACCTGCTCGATCACATGGGCTTTTCATGGATAACTTCCCGTTCCCCCCCCCAAACAATCTCAACTAACACAAGAGGATTTGAAAAATTCAAAATCGAAACGATCCTTAAAATCCCAGAAAATATAGCACCAGATTTGGGCAATAAAACACGACAACACGCTTATGGGCTAAAAAAGGAACTCGCCCAAGAGCCGTGA
- a CDS encoding DUF494 family protein: MMMDILMYLFETYIHSDAELQVEQDELEEELLRAGFQQKDIYKALVWLEELAALQQSDTSSAISACIASSSTRIYTAKEMQRLDLECRGFLLFLEQINVLTTETREMVIDRVMGLETSEFELEDLKWIILMVLFNVPGNENAYTLMEELLYTKEQGILH, translated from the coding sequence ATGATGATGGATATACTGATGTATCTATTCGAAACCTACATCCATAGCGATGCAGAGTTACAGGTCGAACAAGACGAGTTGGAAGAAGAATTGCTTCGCGCAGGCTTCCAACAAAAAGATATCTACAAAGCCCTTGTCTGGTTAGAAGAGCTCGCAGCGCTGCAGCAAAGTGATACATCTTCTGCGATTTCGGCTTGTATCGCGTCATCATCGACTCGTATCTACACTGCAAAAGAGATGCAGCGTTTGGATTTGGAGTGCCGAGGTTTTTTATTGTTCCTTGAGCAAATCAATGTATTGACGACAGAAACTCGTGAAATGGTGATTGACCGAGTGATGGGTCTAGAAACGAGCGAGTTTGAGCTTGAAGACCTCAAATGGATCATTTTGATGGTGCTGTTTAATGTGCCTGGTAATGAAAACGCTTATACGCTAATGGAAGAGCTGTTGTACACCAAGGAACAAGGGATTCTTCACTAA
- the crcB gene encoding fluoride efflux transporter CrcB encodes MGQFSILGFIALGGAIGACSRYLVSEFCVLLFGRGFPYGTLTVNVVGSFIMGLLIAAFESEILATEPWRQVIGLGFLGALTTFSTFSMDNVLLMQQGAFFKMGLNILLNVVLSISAAWIGFQLLMRS; translated from the coding sequence ATGGGGCAGTTTTCTATTTTAGGCTTTATCGCACTCGGTGGGGCAATCGGTGCGTGTTCTCGATATTTAGTGTCTGAATTTTGTGTCTTACTTTTCGGACGAGGTTTCCCTTACGGTACGCTGACTGTTAACGTTGTAGGCTCTTTCATCATGGGGTTGCTCATTGCGGCATTTGAAAGTGAAATATTAGCAACTGAACCATGGAGACAAGTGATTGGTCTAGGCTTCCTCGGTGCGCTTACCACCTTTTCAACATTTTCTATGGATAACGTACTGCTTATGCAGCAAGGTGCGTTCTTTAAAATGGGTTTAAACATCTTATTGAATGTTGTTCTGAGTATCTCGGCGGCTTGGATCGGTTTCCAATTATTGATGCGTAGCTAG
- the purE gene encoding 5-(carboxyamino)imidazole ribonucleotide mutase produces MKVGIIMGSKSDWPTMKLAADMLDQFGVSYETKVVSAHRTPQLLADYASSAKERGIKVIIAGAGGAAHLPGMAAAFTSLPVLGVPVQSRALKGMDSLLSIVQMPKGIAVGTLAIGEAGAANAGILAAQILGTHDESIMTKVEAFRNEQTETVLANPNPAED; encoded by the coding sequence ATGAAAGTCGGTATCATCATGGGTTCTAAATCCGATTGGCCAACCATGAAACTAGCAGCAGACATGCTGGATCAATTTGGCGTGTCTTACGAAACAAAGGTGGTGTCAGCTCACCGTACTCCTCAACTATTAGCCGATTACGCTAGCAGCGCGAAAGAACGCGGCATCAAAGTGATCATCGCAGGTGCCGGTGGTGCAGCTCACCTACCGGGAATGGCGGCAGCCTTCACCAGTTTGCCTGTACTTGGCGTTCCGGTTCAATCTCGCGCTCTAAAAGGCATGGACTCTTTGCTATCTATTGTACAAATGCCAAAAGGCATTGCTGTCGGCACGTTAGCGATTGGCGAAGCGGGCGCTGCAAACGCGGGCATCTTAGCGGCACAAATCCTAGGCACTCATGACGAGAGCATCATGACTAAGGTAGAAGCGTTCCGCAATGAACAGACGGAAACCGTACTGGCTAACCCAAATCCAGCTGAGGATTAA
- the hemF gene encoding oxygen-dependent coproporphyrinogen oxidase produces the protein MSAIDKYAVKQFLMSLQDSICQQLEQEDGKAVFVEDAWHREPGERLGGGGRSRVLRDGLVFEQGGVNFSHVEGEEMPASATAHRPELAGRRFEAMGVSLVIHPKNPYVPTSHANVRFFIAEKEGEEPIWWFGGGFDLTPFYPFEEDCQSWHDTAKAICAPFGEDVYAEHKAWCDKYFFLPHRNETRGVGGLFFDDLNHWEFDKCFDYIKAVGEGYCQAYLPIVSRRKDIEYGEREREFQLYRRGRYVEFNLVYDRGTLFGLQSGGRTESILMSMPPLARWEYRYEPEAGTPEAELYERYLKPREW, from the coding sequence ATGTCAGCAATCGATAAGTACGCCGTAAAGCAGTTCTTGATGTCACTTCAGGACTCCATTTGTCAGCAGTTAGAACAAGAAGATGGAAAGGCCGTCTTTGTCGAAGATGCATGGCATCGTGAACCGGGCGAACGTCTTGGTGGCGGTGGGCGCTCACGTGTTCTGCGTGATGGCCTTGTTTTCGAGCAAGGTGGGGTGAACTTCTCGCATGTGGAAGGGGAAGAAATGCCAGCATCTGCGACGGCTCATCGTCCAGAGCTAGCTGGTCGCCGCTTTGAAGCGATGGGGGTCTCTTTGGTTATCCATCCCAAAAACCCTTACGTCCCAACTTCTCATGCGAATGTGCGTTTCTTTATCGCCGAGAAAGAGGGCGAAGAACCAATTTGGTGGTTTGGTGGTGGTTTCGACCTGACTCCTTTCTATCCTTTCGAAGAAGATTGTCAGTCATGGCACGACACAGCTAAGGCCATCTGTGCCCCATTTGGTGAAGATGTTTATGCCGAGCACAAAGCGTGGTGTGATAAGTACTTCTTCTTGCCACATCGAAACGAAACTCGTGGTGTCGGTGGTTTGTTCTTTGATGATTTGAATCACTGGGAGTTTGATAAGTGTTTCGATTACATCAAAGCGGTGGGTGAAGGCTATTGCCAAGCTTACTTGCCGATCGTGTCTCGTCGTAAAGACATCGAATATGGCGAGCGCGAACGTGAATTCCAACTTTACCGTCGTGGTCGTTATGTTGAGTTCAACTTAGTCTACGACCGTGGCACCTTATTTGGTTTACAAAGTGGTGGGCGTACCGAGTCGATTCTGATGTCGATGCCGCCGTTAGCGCGATGGGAGTACCGCTACGAACCAGAAGCAGGAACGCCTGAAGCCGAACTTTACGAGCGATACCTGAAACCACGCGAATGGTAA
- a CDS encoding transposase, translated as MKLSPYSPEPNPIEQVWRWLRQRDLANQYFTDYDDIISKVCDA; from the coding sequence ATCAAACTTTCGCCCTATTCTCCAGAGCCAAACCCTATCGAACAAGTATGGCGTTGGTTGAGGCAACGCGATTTAGCCAATCAATATTTTACTGATTACGACGACATCATCTCCAAAGTCTGCGATGCATAG
- a CDS encoding L-threonylcarbamoyladenylate synthase, with protein MDNFEQVLNALQQGEVIAYPTEGVFGVGCDPDNPEAIQKLLDLKQRPVEKGLILIAASYEQLLPYIDESQLTPEQLATVHATWPGPYTWIMPASDKVSNWVSGQFDSIAVRVTDHPLVQKMCNAFGKPLTSTSANLSGLPPCMTTEEVEQQLGDKLVAILRGETSGRDKPSEIRDAKTSQILRQG; from the coding sequence GTGGATAACTTTGAACAAGTGCTCAACGCACTACAACAAGGCGAAGTGATTGCCTACCCAACAGAAGGGGTTTTTGGTGTCGGATGCGATCCAGATAACCCAGAAGCAATTCAAAAACTGCTGGATCTCAAGCAGCGTCCGGTGGAAAAAGGGCTGATTCTGATCGCCGCAAGTTATGAGCAGCTCTTGCCGTATATTGATGAATCTCAACTGACTCCAGAACAATTAGCGACCGTTCATGCAACTTGGCCTGGCCCATACACTTGGATCATGCCAGCGAGCGATAAAGTCTCCAACTGGGTTTCAGGACAGTTTGATTCAATTGCAGTTCGTGTGACTGATCATCCTTTGGTTCAAAAGATGTGTAATGCATTCGGAAAGCCGTTAACCTCTACCAGCGCGAATCTTTCCGGTTTGCCACCGTGTATGACCACGGAAGAGGTAGAGCAGCAATTGGGTGACAAGCTGGTGGCCATTCTTCGTGGTGAAACCAGCGGTCGTGATAAACCCAGCGAGATTCGTGACGCCAAAACTTCACAAATATTAAGACAGGGCTAA
- the thiC gene encoding phosphomethylpyrimidine synthase ThiC encodes MSSRKQARLEAKQFIDTLSVQPYPNSTKVYIEGSRPDIRVPMREISLADSLIGGTKEAPIFEPNEPVRVYDTSGVYTDPDYAIDLYSGLPKLREGWIEERNDTEILEDVSSVYAKERLDDETLDDLRYGNLPRIRRAKAGKCVTQLHYARKGIVTPEMEYIALRENMGRAQYRDDVLTQQHPGQSFGANLPKDITAEFVRKEVAEGRAIIPSNINHPESEPMIIGRNFLVKVNANIGNSSVTSSIEEEVEKLVWATRWGGDTVMDLSTGRNIHETREWILRNSPVPIGTVPMYQALEKVNGIAENLNWEVMRDTLIEQAEQGVDYFTIHAGLLLRYVPMTAKRVTGIVSRGGSIIAKWCLAHHQESFLYTHFREICEICAKYDVALSLGDGLRPGSVADANDEAQFAELRTLGELTKIAWEYDVQVIIEGPGHIPMHMIKENMDQQLEHCHEAPFYTLGPLTTDIAPGYDHITSGIGAAMIGWYGCAMLCYVTPKEHLGLPNKEDVKTGMITYKLAAHAADLAKGHPGAQVRDNALSKARFEFRWEDQFNLALDPDTARAFHDETLPQESGKVAHFCSMCGPKFCSMKISQEVREYAKDTEQVAADQAISIKMLDDPLEGMRKKSEEFRATGSELYHPAVHAEADEQ; translated from the coding sequence ATGTCGAGTCGCAAACAAGCGAGACTGGAAGCAAAACAGTTTATTGATACTCTCTCGGTACAGCCGTACCCAAACTCAACCAAAGTGTATATAGAGGGTTCTCGTCCTGACATCCGAGTGCCAATGCGTGAAATTTCTTTGGCTGATAGCCTAATTGGTGGCACCAAAGAGGCTCCAATTTTTGAGCCTAATGAGCCTGTACGTGTTTATGACACCTCTGGTGTGTATACCGATCCAGATTACGCTATCGACCTTTACAGTGGCTTACCAAAGCTTAGAGAAGGGTGGATTGAAGAACGCAATGATACTGAAATCCTTGAAGATGTGAGCTCTGTTTACGCAAAAGAGCGTCTTGACGATGAAACCTTAGATGATTTGCGTTATGGCAACTTACCACGTATTCGACGAGCTAAAGCCGGAAAATGCGTCACTCAACTACACTATGCTCGCAAAGGCATTGTTACTCCGGAAATGGAATACATTGCACTGCGTGAGAACATGGGGCGCGCTCAATATCGCGATGACGTGCTGACTCAGCAGCATCCCGGCCAAAGCTTCGGTGCAAATCTACCTAAAGACATTACTGCAGAATTCGTTCGTAAAGAAGTCGCAGAAGGTCGCGCCATCATTCCTTCGAATATCAATCATCCAGAATCTGAACCAATGATTATTGGCCGTAACTTCTTAGTTAAGGTGAATGCCAATATTGGTAACTCATCGGTCACGTCTTCAATCGAAGAAGAAGTGGAAAAACTTGTCTGGGCGACACGCTGGGGTGGCGATACCGTGATGGACCTTTCTACCGGCCGTAACATTCATGAAACTCGCGAATGGATTTTACGCAATAGCCCGGTGCCAATTGGTACGGTTCCTATGTATCAGGCTTTGGAGAAAGTAAATGGCATTGCTGAGAACCTGAATTGGGAAGTCATGCGCGACACGTTAATCGAACAAGCAGAGCAGGGTGTTGATTACTTTACTATCCATGCTGGTTTACTACTTCGCTATGTTCCAATGACGGCGAAACGAGTGACGGGTATTGTTTCGCGTGGTGGCTCGATTATCGCTAAGTGGTGTCTAGCGCATCACCAAGAAAGCTTCTTATACACCCATTTCCGCGAGATCTGTGAAATTTGTGCGAAGTACGATGTCGCTCTATCTCTTGGTGATGGCTTGCGTCCTGGCTCGGTTGCAGACGCGAACGATGAAGCGCAATTTGCAGAGCTGCGTACGCTCGGCGAGTTGACGAAAATCGCATGGGAATATGATGTACAGGTCATCATTGAAGGCCCTGGCCATATTCCAATGCATATGATTAAAGAAAATATGGACCAACAGTTGGAACACTGTCATGAAGCGCCGTTCTACACCTTGGGTCCTCTAACGACAGATATAGCTCCGGGTTATGACCATATTACATCCGGTATTGGTGCGGCGATGATTGGTTGGTATGGCTGCGCTATGTTGTGCTACGTGACCCCTAAGGAGCACTTGGGGCTTCCAAATAAAGAAGATGTTAAAACCGGTATGATCACCTACAAGCTAGCTGCGCATGCTGCGGATTTAGCAAAAGGGCATCCGGGAGCACAAGTTCGTGACAATGCTTTATCAAAGGCGCGTTTTGAATTCCGCTGGGAAGACCAATTTAACCTCGCTTTAGACCCCGATACCGCACGTGCATTTCATGATGAAACGCTGCCGCAAGAGTCTGGAAAAGTAGCGCACTTCTGCTCAATGTGCGGCCCTAAATTCTGCTCAATGAAGATTTCTCAAGAAGTCAGAGAGTATGCCAAAGATACAGAGCAAGTTGCCGCGGATCAGGCGATATCTATCAAGATGTTAGATGACCCGCTGGAAGGCATGCGTAAGAAGTCTGAAGAGTTTCGCGCGACAGGTTCCGAGCTTTATCACCCAGCCGTGCACGCTGAGGCGGATGAGCAATGA
- a CDS encoding gamma carbonic anhydrase family protein — protein MSSIRSYKGIKPQLGERVYVDSTSVLVGDIRIGDDSSIWPLVAARGDVNHIHIGDRTNIQDGSVLHVTHKNSENPNGYPLIIGNDVTIGHTVMLHGCEIHDRVLVGMGAIVLDSVVIESEVMIGAGSLVPPGKRLESGYLYVGSPVKQARPLSETERAFLQKSANNYVQNKNDYLHEVEDLN, from the coding sequence ATGAGCTCAATTAGAAGCTACAAAGGTATAAAGCCTCAACTTGGTGAGCGTGTTTACGTTGACTCAACCTCAGTGTTAGTCGGAGATATCCGTATTGGGGACGATTCTAGCATTTGGCCATTAGTAGCGGCACGAGGCGATGTGAACCACATTCACATTGGTGATCGAACGAATATTCAAGATGGCAGTGTTTTGCATGTCACCCATAAGAACTCTGAAAACCCAAACGGCTATCCACTTATTATCGGCAATGACGTTACGATTGGCCACACAGTGATGCTGCACGGTTGTGAGATACACGATCGTGTATTGGTTGGTATGGGGGCGATTGTTTTAGATTCTGTCGTTATTGAATCAGAGGTGATGATTGGAGCGGGCAGTTTAGTACCGCCAGGAAAGAGATTAGAAAGCGGCTATCTTTATGTCGGTAGCCCAGTAAAACAAGCTCGCCCTCTATCAGAGACAGAACGAGCTTTTTTGCAAAAGTCTGCCAATAACTATGTTCAAAACAAAAACGACTACTTACATGAAGTAGAAGACTTGAACTAA
- a CDS encoding 5-(carboxyamino)imidazole ribonucleotide synthase: MHVLVLGSGQLARMMSLAGAPLNIQISAYDVGSGNVVHPLTQQVLGHGLENAIEQVDAITAEFEHIPHDVLDICELSGKFLPSTAAIKAGGDRRVEKALLDNAGVRNAKHYVIEKREDFERAIEHVGIPMVLKSALGGYDGKGQWRLKEAAQIETIWAEMAECIAATPTQAIVAEEFVPFNREVSLVGARGKDGSVEVYPLAENVHTNGVLSLSTAIDAPELQAQAKQMFTAVADSLDYVGVLALEFFDVDGTLLVNEIAPRVHNSGHWTQQGAETCQFENHLRAVCGLPLGSTKLIRETSMVNILGEDTLPEALLAMDGCHIHWYGKEKREGRKMGHINVCGDYPGELHRRLCALAEVLDPMTFPAVHEFAKQA, encoded by the coding sequence ATGCATGTACTGGTTCTCGGATCAGGTCAGTTGGCTCGCATGATGTCTCTGGCTGGTGCACCACTGAACATCCAAATCTCGGCTTACGATGTCGGTAGCGGTAACGTTGTCCATCCTCTTACCCAACAGGTGCTTGGTCATGGTTTGGAAAATGCCATTGAACAAGTGGATGCGATCACCGCAGAATTCGAACATATTCCTCACGATGTACTCGACATCTGTGAATTAAGTGGCAAGTTCCTCCCTAGTACCGCAGCCATCAAAGCAGGCGGTGACCGCCGTGTTGAAAAAGCGCTACTCGATAATGCTGGCGTGCGTAATGCAAAGCACTACGTGATTGAGAAACGTGAAGATTTTGAACGCGCAATTGAACATGTTGGCATACCTATGGTGCTGAAAAGTGCATTGGGTGGTTACGATGGTAAAGGCCAATGGCGCTTGAAAGAAGCGGCTCAGATCGAGACGATCTGGGCAGAAATGGCGGAGTGCATTGCAGCAACACCAACTCAAGCCATTGTGGCAGAGGAGTTTGTGCCATTTAATCGTGAAGTCTCTTTAGTTGGTGCGCGTGGCAAAGACGGCAGTGTTGAAGTTTACCCTCTAGCAGAAAACGTTCATACCAATGGCGTATTGAGCTTATCCACCGCGATTGATGCGCCAGAGCTGCAAGCCCAAGCCAAGCAGATGTTCACGGCCGTCGCAGATAGCCTGGATTACGTTGGCGTATTGGCACTCGAGTTCTTTGATGTCGATGGCACACTGTTAGTCAATGAGATTGCCCCACGCGTGCACAACTCCGGTCACTGGACACAGCAAGGTGCGGAAACTTGTCAGTTTGAAAACCATCTGCGCGCCGTGTGCGGCTTGCCGTTAGGCAGCACCAAACTGATTCGCGAAACCTCAATGGTGAATATTCTTGGTGAAGATACGTTGCCAGAAGCGCTGCTCGCCATGGATGGTTGCCACATCCACTGGTACGGAAAAGAAAAACGTGAAGGGCGCAAAATGGGTCACATCAACGTATGCGGTGACTACCCAGGAGAATTGCACCGTAGGTTGTGCGCTCTCGCGGAGGTCTTAGATCCAATGACATTTCCAGCCGTGCACGAGTTTGCGAAACAAGCATAA